Proteins encoded together in one Chitinophaga sp. LS1 window:
- the tnpB gene encoding IS66 family insertion sequence element accessory protein TnpB (TnpB, as the term is used for proteins encoded by IS66 family insertion elements, is considered an accessory protein, since TnpC, encoded by a neighboring gene, is a DDE family transposase.): MSAIIVLTDRHRYFLYTQPADMRKSFAGLCGIVNNIMQLPISDNDVFVFLNRDFTHLKLLLHESAGFTLLCRRLDKGRFKVPDPGIISGPLKLSAAEVIALIKGLTFYRHNGNKNPPAE; this comes from the coding sequence ATGAGTGCTATTATTGTTTTGACAGATCGACATCGTTATTTTTTATATACCCAGCCTGCAGATATGCGAAAATCATTTGCGGGACTTTGTGGAATTGTAAATAACATTATGCAACTTCCGATATCAGATAATGACGTGTTTGTATTTTTGAATCGTGATTTTACGCATCTGAAGTTGTTGTTGCATGAATCAGCCGGATTTACCTTATTATGTCGAAGACTTGATAAAGGACGCTTTAAAGTTCCTGATCCAGGTATTATTTCCGGACCGCTGAAATTAAGTGCAGCAGAAGTAATAGCGTTGATAAAGGGACTCACATTTTACCGACATAATGGTAATAAAAACCCTCCTGCAGAATAG
- the tnpA gene encoding IS66 family insertion sequence element accessory protein TnpA, which produces MNSKTKKTSHSRYSSEEIIILLEQFDRNNVSMKTFCADKGISQATFFNWRKRYLNRRVNNSSFIELIPSAPDVEVPQSTGCLFAEFRGIRIYQPVSAAYLKALIS; this is translated from the coding sequence ATGAACAGTAAAACGAAAAAGACTTCCCATTCCAGATACTCATCTGAGGAGATCATCATTTTGTTGGAGCAATTTGATCGGAATAATGTTAGTATGAAGACATTTTGTGCTGATAAAGGCATCAGTCAGGCTACATTTTTTAATTGGCGCAAGCGATATTTAAACAGGAGAGTAAATAATAGTAGTTTTATAGAACTCATCCCTTCTGCTCCGGATGTTGAGGTTCCGCAAAGTACAGGTTGTTTATTTGCCGAATTCAGGGGTATCCGTATTTATCAACCGGTAAGCGCGGCTTATTTAAAAGCGTTGATATCATGA
- a CDS encoding RHS repeat-associated core domain-containing protein translates to MSIWNGKSFSFYCSSFLGPRYISIESWQRLPSLEVYDFAISKHLVADLQAILPLRQWTHVVLQGQGLNSGDLAVYVNGVLCPLSAGAPAGGCGWTLTNTGSGFIYPENLSTLKHFRLYNRLLSGAEIAANAAVPCLGLSPAYDTVLTKSLSYWGRYNLPAVTGDGSTVEMQFSAVYPGHTLATSYGYQSLNGITQQRTPDAGVSSYWYDRLGRLVTSQNAEQVVPVNGGATGRYSYTKYDAQGRVIEVGEKSGASLTGSEIFMSSPEVFLGAGSDAQITRTFYDEAYAAAGLNQENLRKRVAATTYQDAGSTPLQASYYSYDQIGNVKTLWQQVQDLGVKRVDYQYDLVSGKVNKVRYQRGGADRFYYNYQYDAENRLTKAGSGIDSVSADGWEIMNPKTDAGYRYYLHGPLARMELGDMELVQGVDYAYTLQGWLKGVNGNYLTAGTDMGRDGVIGGIRGAIARDAYAYSLDYYAGDYKAIVDTNSLGLKWVGQTGDVMGRNLYNGNISRSTLALSKINSGNPVGYSYRYDQLNRLTAMRQHSLVNGAASWNVLSVGNAYKEDISYDGNGNILRYTRYGSGADGKQLQMDSLKYVYARDGQGYLSSNRLTQVLDSIAGDPYTEDVSSQGVNNYIYDNIGNLIANVRDSIVNIKWTVYGKISGIMKGDGSSLEYRYDAGGNRVYKGYTHGGVTDKTWYVRDAAGNVLAVYGNVGGGSDQYWKEQHLYGSSRLGLWEPGLVVGGEVDSTWNKVGVRRYELVNHLGNVLVTVSDKGLPEGDHYVAEVMSAGDYYPFGMGMGDRKWSLGGYRYGFNGKENDNEVKGEGNEIAFEARAYDSRVGKFLSIDPLTKNYPNNSPYIFGANNPVTFIDALGMWPDWPGWLSLPDHAPTNTWEYMQAAFCDACQFVQEGRLTGWTEAGRYRQGVAYNATMSTLAGSINGNLSNYSFGLLNRSAESIGINDDYAGYYDNATLITTLLHGVSGGTGAAPRGAFASSGEAVAVNAVNLKLNSSTIVLAAAIKNKVDGTAREEAEFESLVEQNPDAQIWRERYLRDANGKIVKDPVTGTGRRIDFSVVMKDKVSNLVEVTSLTADKTLQTQKEGRIRAVGGTYIKAPGKKGILYPVQDIVTQFSRRK, encoded by the coding sequence ATGAGTATCTGGAATGGGAAGTCTTTTTCGTTTTACTGTTCATCTTTTTTAGGGCCAAGGTATATCAGTATCGAATCATGGCAGCGACTCCCCTCGTTAGAGGTTTACGATTTTGCTATATCAAAGCATTTGGTGGCAGATCTGCAGGCGATATTACCGTTACGGCAGTGGACCCATGTGGTATTGCAGGGTCAGGGTTTGAACAGTGGAGACCTGGCGGTGTATGTGAATGGGGTATTGTGTCCATTGAGTGCAGGGGCCCCGGCAGGTGGTTGTGGGTGGACGTTGACGAATACGGGGTCAGGGTTTATCTATCCTGAGAATTTGAGTACGCTGAAGCATTTTCGGTTATACAACAGGTTGTTGTCGGGGGCGGAGATAGCGGCGAATGCGGCAGTACCTTGTCTGGGGTTAAGTCCGGCGTATGATACGGTGCTTACAAAGTCGTTAAGTTATTGGGGGCGTTATAATCTGCCTGCTGTTACGGGGGATGGCAGTACGGTAGAGATGCAGTTTTCGGCGGTGTATCCGGGGCATACGTTGGCGACGTCTTATGGTTACCAGTCGTTGAATGGAATAACGCAACAGCGTACGCCGGATGCGGGAGTGAGTAGTTACTGGTATGATAGGTTAGGTAGGTTGGTGACGTCGCAGAATGCGGAGCAGGTGGTGCCTGTGAATGGTGGGGCTACAGGAAGGTATAGTTATACAAAGTATGATGCACAGGGGAGAGTGATAGAGGTAGGAGAGAAGAGTGGAGCTAGCCTTACAGGATCAGAGATATTTATGTCTTCTCCGGAGGTATTTTTGGGTGCGGGAAGTGATGCACAGATAACGAGAACATTTTATGATGAGGCGTATGCAGCAGCGGGGTTGAACCAGGAGAACCTGCGTAAGCGTGTGGCGGCCACTACTTACCAGGATGCGGGAAGTACGCCATTGCAGGCGAGCTATTATAGTTACGACCAGATAGGGAATGTAAAGACGTTGTGGCAGCAGGTGCAGGATCTGGGGGTGAAACGGGTGGATTATCAATATGACCTTGTAAGTGGCAAGGTGAATAAGGTTCGTTATCAGCGTGGTGGGGCAGATCGGTTTTATTATAATTATCAATATGATGCGGAGAACCGGTTGACGAAGGCGGGTAGTGGAATAGATAGTGTATCGGCAGATGGCTGGGAGATTATGAATCCGAAGACAGATGCGGGGTATCGTTATTATCTGCATGGACCGTTGGCAAGGATGGAATTAGGGGATATGGAGCTGGTGCAGGGAGTAGATTATGCGTATACCTTGCAGGGGTGGTTAAAGGGTGTGAATGGGAACTATCTGACAGCAGGTACTGATATGGGTCGTGATGGGGTGATAGGGGGCATAAGAGGGGCAATAGCGCGGGATGCGTATGCATATAGCCTGGATTATTATGCGGGGGATTATAAGGCGATTGTTGATACGAATTCATTAGGTTTGAAATGGGTTGGACAGACGGGGGATGTGATGGGGCGGAATTTGTATAATGGGAATATCAGCAGGAGCACATTAGCGCTTTCAAAAATCAATTCCGGGAATCCTGTTGGGTATTCTTACCGGTATGATCAGTTGAACCGTTTGACGGCGATGCGTCAGCATTCGCTGGTTAATGGGGCTGCCAGCTGGAATGTTTTATCGGTTGGTAATGCTTATAAGGAGGATATCAGTTATGATGGGAATGGGAATATATTGCGGTATACGCGGTATGGGAGTGGGGCGGATGGCAAGCAGTTGCAGATGGATAGTTTGAAGTATGTGTATGCGCGGGATGGTCAGGGGTATTTGAGTAGTAACAGGTTAACACAGGTGTTGGATAGTATTGCGGGTGATCCTTATACGGAGGATGTTTCAAGTCAGGGGGTAAATAATTATATTTATGATAATATTGGTAATTTGATTGCTAATGTTAGGGATAGTATAGTTAATATAAAGTGGACGGTGTATGGGAAGATAAGTGGGATTATGAAGGGGGATGGAAGTTCTTTGGAATATAGGTATGATGCGGGCGGGAATAGGGTGTATAAAGGTTATACGCATGGCGGAGTGACGGATAAGACGTGGTATGTACGTGATGCGGCGGGGAATGTGCTGGCGGTATATGGGAATGTTGGAGGCGGGAGTGATCAGTACTGGAAGGAGCAGCATTTGTATGGGAGTAGTAGATTGGGATTGTGGGAGCCTGGATTGGTAGTAGGTGGAGAAGTGGATTCGACATGGAATAAGGTGGGAGTGAGGAGGTATGAGTTGGTGAATCATTTGGGGAATGTGTTGGTGACGGTGAGTGATAAGGGTCTTCCGGAAGGTGATCATTATGTTGCGGAGGTGATGAGTGCTGGGGATTATTATCCTTTTGGGATGGGGATGGGGGATAGGAAGTGGAGTTTGGGAGGGTATAGGTATGGGTTTAATGGGAAGGAGAATGATAATGAGGTGAAGGGAGAGGGGAATGAGATTGCGTTTGAAGCTCGGGCATATGATTCTCGAGTAGGGAAATTTTTGTCTATTGACCCATTAACCAAGAACTATCCAAATAATTCTCCTTATATTTTTGGGGCTAATAACCCAGTTACTTTTATAGATGCGCTTGGAATGTGGCCTGATTGGCCTGGTTGGCTTAGTTTGCCAGATCATGCTCCTACGAATACGTGGGAATATATGCAAGCCGCATTTTGCGATGCATGCCAATTTGTACAGGAAGGTAGACTTACTGGTTGGACAGAGGCCGGAAGATATAGGCAAGGCGTGGCATATAATGCAACGATGTCCACATTAGCAGGTTCTATAAATGGAAATCTTAGCAATTATAGTTTTGGCCTTTTGAATAGATCAGCGGAGAGCATTGGAATAAATGATGATTACGCTGGTTATTACGATAATGCGACCCTAATAACAACATTATTACATGGTGTATCTGGTGGTACAGGTGCAGCACCCCGAGGAGCCTTTGCTAGTAGCGGAGAGGCTGTTGCTGTCAATGCGGTAAACCTTAAACTTAATTCTTCAACAATTGTATTAGCGGCAGCAATAAAAAATAAGGTGGATGGTACAGCAAGAGAAGAAGCTGAATTTGAGAGCCTGGTAGAACAAAATCCTGATGCACAAATTTGGAGGGAACGATATTTGCGTGATGCAAATGGAAAAATTGTTAAAGATCCTGTTACGGGAACAGGAAGGAGAATTGATTTTAGTGTTGTGATGAAAGATAAAGTGAGTAATTTAGTGGAAGTAACCAGTCTGACAGCTGACAAAACTCTTCAGACGCAAAAAGAAGGACGTATTAGAGCGGTAGGCGGTACATATATTAAAGCACCTGGTAAAAAAGGTATATTATATCCGGTTCAAGATATTGTAACACAATTTAGTAGACGTAAATAA